One genomic segment of Ctenopharyngodon idella isolate HZGC_01 chromosome 7, HZGC01, whole genome shotgun sequence includes these proteins:
- the mblac1 gene encoding metallo-beta-lactamase domain-containing protein 1, with product MHRSIRKSESGINSVISGQPYCVSVLKEGYCKAEPDGSFRADGTISLITGPQTILVDTGGPWDRDFLVEKLKEKGMTTDSVAIVVGTHGHSDHVGNLGLFPDAKIIVGCDISVGDRYLPNQLAEGQPYPIDDFVSVIPTPGHMGRDVSVLVRGTSEGTVLVAGDLFERCHDEDSWKDLSENPEIQESNRQKVLQIADVIIPGHGPLFRVHKE from the exons ATGCATCGCTCAATAAGAAAAAGTGAATCTGGTATCAATTCCGTCATTTCAGGCCAGCCGTATTGCGTCTCAGTTTTGAAAGAGGGCTACTGCAAAGCTGAACCAGACGGCTCGTTTAGAGCTGACGGTACCATTTCTTTAATTACCGGACCACAAACTATTCTAGTAGACACCGGGGGTCCTTGGGACAGAGACTTTCTCGTCGAAAAACTTAAGGAGAAGGGTATGACGACAGATAGTGTTGCTATAGTAGTCGGAACCCACGGCCACTCTGACCACGTGGGAAACTTGGGATTGTTTCCAGACGCCAAAATAATTGTGGGATGTGACATAAGCGTGGGGGATCGATATCTGCCAAACCAATTGGCTGAGGGACAGCCATACCCTATTGATGATTTT GTATCCGTCATTCCAACACCTGGCCACATGGGCAGAGATGTCAGTGTCCTGGTAAGGGGAACATCAGAGGGTACAGTACTTGTTGCTGGAGACTTGTTTGAACGTTGTCATGATGAAGACTCCTGGAAGGACCTGAGCGAGAACCCTGAGATACAAGAGTCCAACCGACAAAAGGTGTTACAGATTGCTGATGTAATAATTCCTGGACATGGGCCATTATTTAGAGTGCACAAGGAATAA